The genomic DNA TAGTATCTCAAATAACAGTAATACAGATAAAAAAGAATATACATATAAGGAGCTGCCAAAGACGGGTGTAAGTACAACTAACAGTGCAGCAATCGGCATATTGATGATTATTACAGGTACAGTACTCACTTTGATTCGCAAATTTAGAAAGATACAAAAATAATAGTAGGGATTATTCGTTTGAAGAAAAGAGTTCAGTATTCAAAAGAAATAAAGTAGAAAGTAAATAAAACGAAATATGGATTTTTTACTTATTAAGATTTTAATAGTTAAGCGGTACATTTGGCCTTTATAAAAATTTGCAGTTGGATACTATTCTGTCTACAGAACTATATTACATATAAAACACGTTACTATTCTTTTATTTTAATGAGAATAGTAACGTGTTTTTTGATTTGAAAATAGCATAAATCCTATAGCTCATGAATATAGGAGTACTTCTAATTTGCCATTGATAAGTTACTGAAAACACTTTGCTTTAATGGAAGTGTCACTCTAAATGACAACATGAGATTTTCGATATTTACCAGGTGTTTCATTGGTGAATTTTTTAAAAATTTTAGTAAAATAACTTTGATCGCTAAAATTAAGCGAAGCGCATATGTCTGATAAGGGATAGGTGGTGAAAGTTAATAATTTCTTTGCTTCTTCGATTCGTTCACGTTGAATGTACTCAATTAATGAAATACCGACTTCTTTTTTAAATAATATAGATAAATAATCTGAATTCACATTTGCAAATTTAGCAAGTTGTTTAACAGATATTGGATTGTAAATGTTTTTAAAAATGTAGTTTTTGCAAATAGCAATAGTCTGTGAATGTTGCTGTGTTTTTTGTGCCTTTACACGGTCTGCAAAGGTACAAAAAGCATTTTTTAATAAATCCCAAACAGATTCTTTGTCTTTTAAATTTTCTGTTCTTTGAATATGTAAATCATAAATTTTGTAAGCTATCCCAGATGGAAGACCCCCTTTTATCGCATATCTAGTGGCGAGCGTAATGGATGAAATACAAATGTTTTTATGACGTCTTAATTGATGGAATGAAGATAAAGATGAAAGAGTCTCTTGTTGGAATTCGTAATAATATTTGAGCACGGTTTCTTTATCCCCGTTTTCTATAGAACCAAGTAGTTGCTGCTCTATATATAAATTATGATAAATGGATTCGTCTTTTTGCATTGAAATATATACAT from Bacillus cereus G9842 includes the following:
- a CDS encoding helix-turn-helix domain-containing protein; protein product: MTKKLSLVEIEYICNMFFQSFEIPVCFLDCNKNILLEFTSKNDSHLLYTSKIEQLHVLFQRNDTYNSPIFRTHEHLGHFILIHIKSDYMVNGTVIIGPLAHVNFSTSKADSKLNFIPNYKRTRDHYFSLSVKDQNFFVNIAILFYNILYKKNSDVSTFSNNSDSLHISHSRILNEDVYISMQKDESIYHNLYIEQQLLGSIENGDKETVLKYYYEFQQETLSSLSSFHQLRRHKNICISSITLATRYAIKGGLPSGIAYKIYDLHIQRTENLKDKESVWDLLKNAFCTFADRVKAQKTQQHSQTIAICKNYIFKNIYNPISVKQLAKFANVNSDYLSILFKKEVGISLIEYIQRERIEEAKKLLTFTTYPLSDICASLNFSDQSYFTKIFKKFTNETPGKYRKSHVVI